The Pseudofrankia sp. DC12 region GCTCCCGTTCGTGGGGACACTCACCCCGGAAGCAGTCGCCCGCGGTCCCCGGCCGGGGACCAGGCACTGAGCGCCCCCGGGGGCGTCACCCGCGGGCACGGCCTGCACGGCCCTGGTGACCGAATCGTCACCCCCGGACCTGCGACCGGCTTGTCCCGGCGTGGTGGGGTGCAGGCGGAACACGGCGGGCCGGCGGACCGTTCCTCAGCTGTACGCGTGGGTGACATGCGCGTGCCGGCGGTACCCTCGGCACAAGGGAATCCCGATCGAGGGCAGTACACACGTCAGGAGGGTGGAGCGCGCGTGTCCAGCGCTCCAGGCAGATGACTCCAAGAAGAATCTTCCGCGGCTGGGTGGTCCTGGCGCTCCTGGTCCTGCTTGTGATCTTCCTGACGACCAACGTTCTGTCTGGTCCCAAGGAGTACAGCAAGCAGAACCTGCACTTCATCCAGGACAAGATCGCCACGAGCCAGGTCGAGAGCGCCACGATCGAGGACTCCAAGCAGATAGTCCAGATCAAGACCAAGGACGACAAGAAGTACGAGTCGAGCTACGTCACCAACCAGGCGGTCACTCTGGCCGCCCAGTTGAACGACAAGGGCGTCCCGTACGAGGTCAAGGTCGAGCGCAGCAACGTCCTGGTCTCGCTGCTACTCAACCTGCTGCCTCTGGTGCTGGTGGTCGCGTTGTTCCTGTTCCTGATGAACCAGATGCAGGGCGGCGGCAACCGCGTGATGAACTTCGGCAAGTCCAAGGCCAAGCTGGTCAACAAGGACACGCCGAAGACGACATTCGCGGATGTGGCCGGCGCCGACGAGGCACTGGAGGAACTCCAGGAGATCAAGGAGTTCCTGGAGAATCCAGGAAAGTTCCAGGCCATCGGGGCCAAGATCCCCAAGGGCGTGCTGCTGTACGGCCCGCCGGGCACCGGTAAGACGCTGCTGGCCCGCGCGGTCGCCGGCGAGGCCGGCGTCCCGTTCTACTCGATCTCCGGCTCCGACTTCGTCGAGATGTTCGTCGGTGTCGGCGCGAGCCGGGTGCGCGACCTGTTCGAGCAGGCCAAGGCCAACGCCCCGGCGATCATCTTCGTCGACGAGATCGACGCCGTCGGCCGCCACCGTGGCGCCGGTCTCGGCGGCGGCCACGACGAGCGTGAGCAGACCCTCAACCAGCTGCTCGTCGAGATGGACGGCTTCGACGTCAAGGGCGGCGTCATCCTGATCGCCGCGACGAACCGGCCGGACATCCTCGACCCGGCGCTGCTGCGCCCGGGCCGGTTCGACCGGCAGATCGTGGTCGACCGCCCGGACCTGCTGGGCCGCGAGGCGATCCTCAAGGTCCACGCCAAGGGCAAGCCGATCGGCGCGGACGTCGACCTGCTGGTGATCGCCCGCCGTACCCCCGGCTTCACCGGCGCGGACCTGGCCAACGTGCTGAACGAGGCCGCACTGCTGGCCGCCCGCGCGGACCAGAAGATGATCTCTTCCGACCTGCTGGAGGAGTCGATCGACCGAGTGCTCGCCGGCCCGGAGCGCAAGACCCGGGCGATGAGCGAAAAGGAGAAAAAGCGGATCGCCTACCACGAGGGCGGCCACGCCCTGGTGGCACACGCGCTGCCGAACTCCGACCCGGTCCACAAGATCACGATTCTGCCCCGTGGCCGGGCGCTCGGCTACACGATGCAGCTCCCGCTGGAGGACAAGTACCTGTCCACCCGGTCGGAGATGCTCGACAAGCTCGCCGTGCTCCTCGGCGGGCGGACCGCGGAGGAGGTCGTCTTCCACGAGCCGACCACCGGGGCGAGCGACGACATCGAGAAGGCGACCCAGATCGCCCGCGCGATGGTCACCCAGTACGGCATGTCGGACAAGCTGGGCGCGCTGAAGTTCGGCGCCGAGTCGGGCGAGGTGTTCCTCGGCCGTGAGGTCGGACACCAGCGCGACTACTCCGAGGCCGTCGCCGGCGAGATCGACAACGAGGTCCGCAAGCTCATCGAGGCCGCGCACGACGAGGCCTGGGAGGTGCTGAACACCTACCGCGACGAGCTGGACAACCTGGTCCTGAGGCTGATGGACATCGAGACCCTCAGCAAGGACGAGGTGCTCGAGATTTTCGCCACCGTTCATAAGAGGCCGGTTCGTGGCTTCTACACGGGCGTCGGCCGGCGGGTACCGTCGGATCGTCCGCCCGTGCAGACCCCTGCTGAGCTGGGCCTGGTCGCGTCCGACGTGGCCGACCTGGTCAAGGGCAACGGGAACGGAAACGGTCACCCGACCGGCAACGGCGCGCCGAGCCTCACGAAGCCGGCTTCCGCCCCCGGTGAGGGTGCCGACACCGGTCACGGCCCGGTCTCCGGGCCCGTCAACGGCCCGACCGGGCCGGCCGGGCCGCCGGCCACGCCCCCGCCGGATGCCCCACGGATCTCGAACCCGTGGGCGCCCCCGGTGTGGCCGAACGACGACGAAAGGAAGCACCGTTGACGTCCGAAGCCGGCCTCCTGTCCGCTGATTTCGGCCACCTTGATGACGAGGGTGGTTCGGCGGCGGGGCCAGGGTCAGTTTCCGGCGCAGCCGTCGCCGAGTTCCGGCCGGGCAACGGCCGGGTGCGCCCGTTCGACCACGACCGCGTCGCCGCGGCGGTGCGGGAACTGCTGATCGGGATCGGCGAGGACCCCGACCGCGAGGGCCTGCGCAAGACGCCCGACCGGGTCGCGCGTGCCTACGCGGAGGCCGTCGAGGGTCTGGGCCGCGACCCGGCCGACGTGCTGACCACCGTCTTCGACGAGGGTCACGACGAGATGGTGCTCGTGCGCGACATCGACTTCTCGTCGCTGTGCGAGCACCACCTGGTCGTCTTCTCCGGGAAGGCGCACGTCGCCTATATCCCGAACGAGAACGGCCAGATCACCGGCCTGTCGAAGCTGGCCAGGCTGGTCGACCTGTACGCCCGCCGGCCGCAGGTGCAGGAGCGCCTGACCTCCCAGGTCGCCGACGCGCTGGTGGACGTCCTCAAGCCACGCGGCGTCATGGTGGTCGTCGAGGCGGAGCACCTCTGCATGTCGATGCGCGGCGTCCGCAAGCCCGGCGCCTGCACGGTCACGTCCGCAGTCCGGGGCCAGTTCCTCTCCCCGGCGACCCGCAACGAGGGCATGAGCCTCATCCTGAGCAGCCACCGCCGGTAACTCCTCAACACCAGTCACGACGAAGCCCCCGGGGAACTCCCCGGGGGCTTCGTCGTCGGTTCCGTCAAGGTGACGGGCATCAGCGAGGCGCCAACGCAACCACCTCGCCGGGTCAGGATCGCGCTAACGACGCCAAATACCTAAGCCAAGATCCACATTGTCGGGCGCCTGGGCGCCCGACGGCGGGCGCCCAGCGCCCGCCGCAGCGCCCGCCTCAAAGGCGGCAGGCCTGGATGCCGGAGACGAGGATGCCGCGGGCGCCGAGCTCCCACAGGTCGTCCATCGTGCGGTTGACGTCGTCCTTCAGGACCATCGCCCGGACGGCGACCCAGCCCTCGCGGGCCAGCGGCGAGATCGTCGGCGACTCGAAACCCGGCGTGATCTCGCAGGCCTTGTCCAGCACGGCGGTCGGCGCGTCGTAGTCCATCATCACGTACCGACGCGCGACCAGGACGCCCTGCACGCGGCGCAGCAGCCGCTCGTGCGCCGGCGCGAGCTCCGCGCCCAGCTTTGTGATCATGATGGCCTCGGACCGCATGACCGGCTCGCCGACGAGCTCCAGGCCCGCGGCCCGCAGCGTCCGACCGGTCTCGACCACGTCAGCGACGGCATCCGCGACGCCGAGCCGCACCGCCGTCTCGACCGCGCCATCCAACGTGACGATCTGCGCGGTCAGCCCACGGGCCGCGAAGTCCGCGCGGACCAGCCCGGGAAACGAGGTGGCGATCCGCCGACCGCCCAGCTCGGCGACGTCCGAGACCGCGCCCTCCGGGGCGGCATACCGAAACGTCGAGTGCCCGTAGCCGAGGGCGACCAGTTCCCGGGCCGGAACCTCGCTGTCCAGCAGCAGGTCGCGACCGGTGATGCCGACGTCGAGGAGCCCGGAGCCGACGTAGACCGCGATGTCCCGCGGGCGTAGGAAGAAGAACTCGATGTCGTTCTCGACGTCGGCGACGACGAGCTCGGCGCCGTCCCGCTTCACGTGGTACCCGGCGTCGCCGAGCAGCTGGCTGGAGGCGACGGAGAGCGCGCCCTTGTTCGGTACCGCGATTCGCAGCATGTCCATGTCCGTGTCATCTCAGGCCGGTGGCGGCCGCCGGTGTCATCTCACGGGGCAAGAGTGCGACGTGAACCCACGTCGCCGGAAACCCGCGCCATCCCAGGGGCAGACGACACCCGGGTGCGGGGTCAGAGATGGAGGTAGACGTCGTCCGGGGTGAGGCCGCGGGAGATCATCATGAGCTGGATCCAGTAGACCAGCTGGGAGAGCTCCTCGGCGGCCCGCTCGCCCGTCTCGTACTCGGCCGCCATCCAGCTCTCGGCGGCCTCCTCGACCAGCTTCTTGCCGATGTGGTGCACGCCGGCCTCCAGCGCGGCGACGGAGCCCGAGTCCGGGGCCTTGTCCCGCCACTTCGCGGAGAGCTCCACGAACAGCTCGTCAAAGGTCTTCACGGCCGGCGACCCTCGGCAGCGGAAGCGGTGACGCCACCGCATGCGCCCAGGCTCGCGCGCGAGCAGCCGACAGACCTCATGAACCGCATGTTACCTGGGCGGGGCCGCGGCCTCGGGCGTCCGCTGGCCGACCACGAGATGGCCATGGTGCGAACGGCCGCACGCTGGTTGACTGGGTCGCTGTGCCCCCTCCCGCGATCGTCGCCACCGATCTGGACGGAACCCTGATTCGGTCGGACGGCACAGTGTCGGAGCGCACCCGCCGGGCGCTGCGCCGGGTGCGTGAGCACGGCGGGACCGTTGTTTTCGTGACCGGCCGGCCAATCCGCGTAATGGCCGACGTCGTCGCGAAGACCTCGGTCGCCGGCATCGCCGTCTGCGCGAACGGCGCCCTCGTCTACGACCTGGACGCACAGACGACGGTCAACCATCGCGAGCTCGACCAGCAGGCCGCGCTGCGGCTGGCCCTGGCCATTCGGGAGATCGTGCCGGACGTCGCGTTCGCGGTCGAGAGCGGGCTGAGGTTCGGCCGGGAGCCCGCGTTCCGCACGATGTGGCCGGACCCACTGGAGCTGGTCGCCGACCTGGCCGACCTCCTGGTGACGCTGCCGCCGATCAAGCTGCTCGTCCGCCGCAGCGGTGAGTCGCTCGCACACGTGTACGAGAAGGTCGTGGACCTCGCGGGCGCCGAGGCGGTGGTGACCCGGTCCACCGAGACACTGATCGAGATCGCCGGTGCCGGCGTCTCCAAGGCGGTCGCGCTGGCCGAGGTCGCCACCGCTCACGGGGTCACCGCGGCGGACGTCGTCGCGTTCGGCGACATGCTCAACGACCTGCCGATGCTCGCCTGGGCCGGCCATTCGGTCGCCGTCGCCAACGCGCATCCCGAGGTCCTCGCGGCCGCCGACGAGATAACCGCCTCCAACGACCACGACGGCGTAGCCCTCGTCCTCGAACGTCTCTTCGACTGACGGGCGCCTGACCGCGACCGACGGCTCAGGGCTTGGGCCTGGCCATGTCGGCGTACCGCATCTTGTAGCGTTCGAGGACTTCTTCGAGGTCGGCGGTCGCGAGCTCGCGGTAGCTCTCGAAGAAGTGGGTGTAGAACTCGACGCTGCGCCGGTCCTGGTAGACGGTCGCGTCCAGGGACTCGGTGACGACCACATCGTCGTCGAAGATCATAAAACCGTGACTCGGCGGCAGGCCGAGCTGAGCCGTCATCGGAACCACACGCACAGTGACGTTCGACAGCTTCGCGATCTGCTCGATCCGGTCGACCTGCGCCAGCATGTACCCCGGCGTGACATACATGTTGTTGAGCAGGTTCTCCAGCAGGATGAACTCGAACGTCTTGTTGGTGTCGTAGAGCCGCTCCTGGCGCTGGAGCCGCTGTGTCACCTTCGCCGCCGTCTCGGCCCACTTCGACTCGTGGTCACCGATGTCGACCGCATGGAACGCATTGATCACCCGACGGGTGTACTCGCTGATCTGCATCAGGCCTGGCACAGTGATCGGCTCGAAGTCACGCACCAACGTTGCCCGACCTTCAAGATCGGCGTAATCCTGCTGGTTGACCGGGCCACGGCGCGGCAACCGCGGACGGCTACTCAGGGACTGCAGCTCGGTCGCCTGCCCCACCAGCTCATGCAGCGCGTCCTTCGAGCCATCGAGCGCCAGCACGATCTTCTCAACGTCCAGGGGGCTCGGCCGCAGCACGCCCCGCTCGATCTTCGAGATCTTCGCCTGACTCGCGCCGATCGCCCGGCCGAGCTCCTCCCCCGTCATCCCCTTGCGCTTACGCAAACCAGCGAGAGCGCGACCGAGCTC contains the following coding sequences:
- the ftsH gene encoding ATP-dependent zinc metalloprotease FtsH → MTPRRIFRGWVVLALLVLLVIFLTTNVLSGPKEYSKQNLHFIQDKIATSQVESATIEDSKQIVQIKTKDDKKYESSYVTNQAVTLAAQLNDKGVPYEVKVERSNVLVSLLLNLLPLVLVVALFLFLMNQMQGGGNRVMNFGKSKAKLVNKDTPKTTFADVAGADEALEELQEIKEFLENPGKFQAIGAKIPKGVLLYGPPGTGKTLLARAVAGEAGVPFYSISGSDFVEMFVGVGASRVRDLFEQAKANAPAIIFVDEIDAVGRHRGAGLGGGHDEREQTLNQLLVEMDGFDVKGGVILIAATNRPDILDPALLRPGRFDRQIVVDRPDLLGREAILKVHAKGKPIGADVDLLVIARRTPGFTGADLANVLNEAALLAARADQKMISSDLLEESIDRVLAGPERKTRAMSEKEKKRIAYHEGGHALVAHALPNSDPVHKITILPRGRALGYTMQLPLEDKYLSTRSEMLDKLAVLLGGRTAEEVVFHEPTTGASDDIEKATQIARAMVTQYGMSDKLGALKFGAESGEVFLGREVGHQRDYSEAVAGEIDNEVRKLIEAAHDEAWEVLNTYRDELDNLVLRLMDIETLSKDEVLEIFATVHKRPVRGFYTGVGRRVPSDRPPVQTPAELGLVASDVADLVKGNGNGNGHPTGNGAPSLTKPASAPGEGADTGHGPVSGPVNGPTGPAGPPATPPPDAPRISNPWAPPVWPNDDERKHR
- the folE gene encoding GTP cyclohydrolase I FolE; this translates as MTSEAGLLSADFGHLDDEGGSAAGPGSVSGAAVAEFRPGNGRVRPFDHDRVAAAVRELLIGIGEDPDREGLRKTPDRVARAYAEAVEGLGRDPADVLTTVFDEGHDEMVLVRDIDFSSLCEHHLVVFSGKAHVAYIPNENGQITGLSKLARLVDLYARRPQVQERLTSQVADALVDVLKPRGVMVVVEAEHLCMSMRGVRKPGACTVTSAVRGQFLSPATRNEGMSLILSSHRR
- a CDS encoding HAD family hydrolase, coding for MPPPAIVATDLDGTLIRSDGTVSERTRRALRRVREHGGTVVFVTGRPIRVMADVVAKTSVAGIAVCANGALVYDLDAQTTVNHRELDQQAALRLALAIREIVPDVAFAVESGLRFGREPAFRTMWPDPLELVADLADLLVTLPPIKLLVRRSGESLAHVYEKVVDLAGAEAVVTRSTETLIEIAGAGVSKAVALAEVATAHGVTAADVVAFGDMLNDLPMLAWAGHSVAVANAHPEVLAAADEITASNDHDGVALVLERLFD
- a CDS encoding phosphoribosyl-ATP diphosphatase gives rise to the protein MKTFDELFVELSAKWRDKAPDSGSVAALEAGVHHIGKKLVEEAAESWMAAEYETGERAAEELSQLVYWIQLMMISRGLTPDDVYLHL
- the hisG gene encoding ATP phosphoribosyltransferase, whose product is MLRIAVPNKGALSVASSQLLGDAGYHVKRDGAELVVADVENDIEFFFLRPRDIAVYVGSGLLDVGITGRDLLLDSEVPARELVALGYGHSTFRYAAPEGAVSDVAELGGRRIATSFPGLVRADFAARGLTAQIVTLDGAVETAVRLGVADAVADVVETGRTLRAAGLELVGEPVMRSEAIMITKLGAELAPAHERLLRRVQGVLVARRYVMMDYDAPTAVLDKACEITPGFESPTISPLAREGWVAVRAMVLKDDVNRTMDDLWELGARGILVSGIQACRL
- a CDS encoding helix-turn-helix transcriptional regulator; translated protein: MTDDVVDVVPSLGVASLGADPGSSTLAGELGRALAGLRKRKGMTGEELGRAIGASQAKISKIERGVLRPSPLDVEKIVLALDGSKDALHELVGQATELQSLSSRPRLPRRGPVNQQDYADLEGRATLVRDFEPITVPGLMQISEYTRRVINAFHAVDIGDHESKWAETAAKVTQRLQRQERLYDTNKTFEFILLENLLNNMYVTPGYMLAQVDRIEQIAKLSNVTVRVVPMTAQLGLPPSHGFMIFDDDVVVTESLDATVYQDRRSVEFYTHFFESYRELATADLEEVLERYKMRYADMARPKP